The DNA sequence gtggccctccaagagcttgggcctccaactcctagaagccctagccagtttgtccaatggtcaggaattctgggagctggagtccaaaacacctggaggttgtGCACCACTGTCGTAATGTTTGCTGCAACCCTCACAACCAGTGGCTTCTATTTGCATTCAAACATTTCAATGCCAAAAATCTTTTGTTACTACTTTGGCCCAATCTAGTATCCTGGCAGCCATTGCCCTAAGGAAAGTATCTGTCTGCCTCGGAAAAGTATTTGCCCTGATTTTTATTACCAATGTAACTTTAGAGTGACAGAAATGTTCCGTTATGCTGACCTCATTTGATCAGATATATTTGGCTCCTGGCAGCCTCCAGAGGCTCTGCTGTCCTATTCTAATGAGGAACTCACGACGCCTCGCATGATATGTTGTCAAATGGGCCCTCCAGCAGCACCTTAACTAATGACCACTTGAACATCCATCGAAGGCTACAGTCACTCTTTCACTGCCTCTAACTAACTTGATTTGATTAGCATTTCATTGAGTCCTGACAGTGGGAAGCTGTAAGTGACATTATCAGGAAATAATGAATGAGTTGGGAAGCAAATATATGTGTGAGAATGCAAAGGTGTTCTGGGTAACGTTTTATGCAGTGGCTGTTCAATTGTCAAGAGTCCTATTTTTAAGGCTTACTGAGACTTTTTTTAACTACTGGAAGCAAAAGAAAAGAGGGTAACTCAATCTTACTTTCAGGTTGGTGACGCAACAGCATCTTCCAATGAGCTCATGAGCAGTGTGACCATGTCTTTCTCTCTTCTTATCTCCCCCAACCTACCCTGCTGAATGGATTGGAGTAACCAAAGGAAGCTGATGGTAAAAGTGGAAAATAGGAGGAGAATGAaactgagattttttaaaaagcagctcaaAATGTGGCAttggcagaggattaattgggactgtccctatCAAATCAGAGCTGTCGAAGAGTGTACTATTCGCTGTTCCTGAGCATGTGTCGCCTGAGGCAGCCACTTCATGCTGCTTATTCTGGCATAGTCACAAGTCTATTGATTGTTTAGGTCCCCTTTTCTGGAAAGAAGCAtgcaaaatacacacacacacacacacacttcagatTCCCAGGTCTCAATGTTTGTCCCTGTCTTCTTCAAGTCAAGGATCATGATTTAGCAAaaggaggaagtactccatcaaggacttggtgttgcagtggatgatgaagcagcagctccccctgtggccagaatcgagcataccctcatgaagccagaagctcaaaaatgttaaattgcctctgtgtctttgtctgtatGTCGCATgtctcatggcattgaatgtttgctatgtaagTGCACATTGTggtcctccctgagtccccttcggggtgagaagggtgggatataaatacagcaaataaataaataagatcaagATCATCATCTTGAAATGTGTGTAATAGCATATGTATTTTTCTCATTTGTTGGAGTTTTTTTTATAGAATCAAAGGAcacatctacattgactatttaatgcagtttgaaggcatCTTGATAGAAGGAAGTTACAGACAGAAGAGGGTGGGAatagaaggctctctccctcgcaccctgtgatgactcatgggccttgtagtcctgttcctagtactattgtggcagacgaagaggaaaacatgggatttccgccgtttcagccagaatcggagcctctccacctggaggatgtttgtcctcaagaatgtagccaaacaggccttgggcagaattcccccccgttttcccggagggacaattataatagagatagaggagccagggaggctaatcgccggagcctgagaatcgctgccaaacaactagctgattaggtctgcttcccttgggaaattctaaggagtcatgcatctggacagagttgggtttcgcttctcgttctctagggaaagtgttctgttggcgggaaaacaagacccagtatagcaggggtcctcaaactttttaagtggagggccgattcacagtccctcagactgttggggggccagactaggatgaaatagtccaaaattaggattgttgttgttgtgtgccttcaagtcatttcagacttaggtcaaccctaagtctaaagtttaggacagaggtcaggtcaatgaccttggagggccttagtttggggagccctgatctagacaatctcataagaccataggtaagcaaagagacccccaaagaccatctagatggtctcataagtccatcggtaaggaaagggaccctcaaaggccatctagatgatctcatcaggccatcagaaggccatagataaggaaagggaccctcaaagaccatctagatggtttcataagaccataggtaaggaaaggggcccccaaaggccatatagacaatctcataaaaccacaggtaaggaaagggacccccaaaagccatctagatggtcccatAAGGCCgtggctaagcaaagagaccgtcaaaggccatctagatgatctcataagaccataggtaagcaaaggagacctccaaaaaccaggcagacttaggtcaatcctaaatctaaagtttaggacaggggccaggtaaatgaccttggagggccacatccggcccccgggccttagtttggggacccctgcaatataggtgctggtcgcaaggggaactttgcggagtcaattgttcagcttgaggagtgagatcgtgtgtggacttcgtaaccccagttccttgtttcccggatcaagtttccagccttgccttgtttcacggacttccttggactctgttcatgtttcatgtttgcctcgtttcaagtctttgatctagccaagaatcaagtttattttccagccttgttgtcaagctacattggactctAAAGACTcagtcattccccacactattgcttggcaaagtgtgtgtttcggtcaagtggattataactttgaactctaatatcttatattggacaatacatttctggactatatttgacctcatctgaaaggtctgcttctgaactatattcttcacttgtttttattgactttatatatttctataataaagatattagatagattctggtctctgcgcatggttattggtgctctgcagcctgggtcctgacacacccTGTCTAGGAGAGACTATGATGGTGGTGAGATCAAAGGAAAGCTTTCCTTTGTAGATCTCAAGGTTCTGATAGGTTGCTATCAGGAGATATCATCTTtcagatatattatttttataatagagCCATTGAATCCACAGTACTTATCTATCTGTTGACTTGCCATTAAACAGTTAATGAATGGATCTATTCTTGCTGGGACTAATCAACAAGATTCCAGCTATCCTGTTGCACTTTACTGGATTGTGTAAAAGTATTAGCAGTGCTTTCAACATaccacttttttcatgtcaggagcaacttgagaaaaggcaagtcacttctgatatgagagaattggctgtctgcccaGGAGATGTCctgatgtttggatgtttttaccattcttgtggaaggcttctctcatatcaccacatggagctgatagagggagctcatccgtgctctccccaggttggattcaaaccagcaactttcaggtcaggaacccaaccttcaagtcagcagtcctgccaggacAAGAATTTAATCCATTGTACCACCGGGGGCTTCTAACATACCACTTGATTCCCTGTGATTGCCCAAACAGCCACTATGCCTTCTTCATTTTAAAACAGGACAAGAAGTAGACACACTGGGAGATATATAACACTAtggaacacaatttttgttccttggttataaatttcatttcctaattgattcaatcataaaagatgggaaaagtttattaaaaagatgggaaaaggacatcctgcagcacatagaatcatagaatcatagaatagtagagttggaagagacctcatgggccatccagtccaaccccctgccaagaagcaggaaatcgcattcaaagcacccccgacagatggccacccagcctctgtttaaaagtctccaaagaaggagcctccaccacagtccaggggagagagttccactgccgaatagctctcacagtgaggaagttcttcctgatgttcaggtggaatctcctttcctgtagtttgaagccattgttccgtgtcctagtctgcagggcagcagaaaacaagcttgctccctcctccctatgacttcccctcacatatttgtacatggctatcacgtctcctctcagccttctcttctgcaggctaaacatacccagttctttaagctgctcctcatagggcttgttctccagacctttgatcattttagttgccctcctctggaccagcttgtcaacattgtcccttcaactgcagtgcccagaattgggcacagtattccaggtgtggtctgaccaaggcagaatagagtggtagcatgacttccctggatctagacgctatacccctattgatgaaggccagaatcccattggcctttttttgcagccgcatcacattgctggctcatgtttaacttgttgtccatgaggactccaagatctttttcacatgtactgctgtctagccaggcgttccccattctgtatctttgcattccattttttctgctgaagtgaagtatcttgcatttatccctgttgaacttcattttgttagtttcagcccatctctctagtctgtcaagatcattttgaattttgtttctttcttctggagtgttggctatccctcccagtttggtgtcatctgcaaacttgatgatcatgccttctaacccttcatctaagtcgttaataaagatgttaaacagaaccgaaccctgcggcactccacattttattatagggtttttttttccaattactataggacttcatcagatgggcaaatttACCCATCCTTCGATGCTTGGACCTCTCTAGGTGATACTGTGACTGTGGTGAGATCAAAGGAAAGCTTTCCCTTGTAGATCTCAAGGTTCTGACGGGTTGCTATCAGGAGACATCATCTTTCTGATATGTACTTCTGGTGGTGCTCTGTGCCTGAAGAAAAGATCATGCATCACAGGAGGCATtgccagcaacatgggaggcttcccatgttgcataaaaacaagtggggagggggaaaagcTGGGCAGTGATAATTCTCCTCACTGGAAAAAAGTGAGAAGCAATGCAGGGAGATGGGTTTCCCATGCTCCCTGTTAGATTTATCACAATCCATGGCAaatccctctctctcacacacacaccaatgtgatgaagtccatagagtctcaatcaattcaacatagtttgtcacaaaaatgaagtttctggagtataacaactacttccaaagtaagtaccacacagttaaacagcaAATAACACATTCAAGCCATACATAGTGAGTGATTGCCCAGTATCAGTAGAAGGTTGGTGTTAATGCAGCCACTATTTAACTACATGTATGTCCTGCTGGGTGTTGACGGTCTAAGTTGATTTAAGGCTGCCAAACACCCAGATGAAAGCACCTACAGTCAATAGGAACTGTTAGGGGAAAACCAGGACTGGGTTCCTACATTACAAGCACAGATTCAGCATGAAATATCAAAATCATTTTGTGGCATATCCCAACGATCATACCATTTCTCAGATGCAATCCTATAAGAATGTATACTGTGAATGACAGGTTTTCATTGTGCAAGCACTGTTTTTGCATGTCCTATCATCCGGATCAGGTATAATTTGTATATCCAAATATAAGATACATATGTTTGTGTATGGTATTTCTCCAGGATCAGGAAGTAGTTGCAAAATACTATTTGAAACCATTTTAGCATAGATTCTCTCAGGATGCAAATCAGAGAGATGTTTCATGGCAGAGTCTATATCCTGCTTTAGGCAAATTGGAACATCATCTGTCATCTGACCAAGGGGGGATTAGAAACAAGAAGAAAATCATAACGTTGACCCTATTATACTTCTTATTGTGCACTACAGTTGATAAGGTTTATTTTGACCCTTTAGAATGCAGGTGGAAGATTATATGATTGAATGTTTTTCTGTCTCTTTTAACAAAATAATGACTCACACATTGGAATTTTGCATGTTAAGAAAGACTGTAAAATTTATTACTTGGGAAGGAGTTCCAAAGTCTAGGGGAAGCCACTGAGAACATTatttctcatgttcccacaaaccatatttgtgaaggtggtgggactgatAGAAGGCCATCTCTTCTGGATCCAAGGGTGTGGGTGGAAACATATGGAGAAATATGGTTTGTTAGATACCTTTTACCCAGTTGAtatgtttttgtatgtgatttcacTTAATAGATTCATTCCTGTAAGTAATATTacctaatatatgtatttttaatgaCATTTCAACTAACCTATgctattttctattttaaaaattccccataTGGAAGCATTTTGTATTCATGTTCTGATTTAAAAAGTACAAACACTGAAGAATTATATAAGTTCTGTTCCTAatttagggctcatctacactttagaaatagtatagtttgacaccattccaactgccatggcttagtgctatggaatcatgggaattgtagttttacagtgtCTTCCTTCTTTTGCTCCTGCTCCTCTTCCAGCCACATTGTTGATATTGCTCTTCACAAAAtctctctagccttctctgccaaagtgtgctggtgctttacaaaactataactcccatgattccatattgtTAGAGATGTCATTCTGCACTGCCTAAGTCTCTATTGTTAGTTAGCAAGCCTTGAGCAGAGTCAGGGACACCTTCCCACAGTCCTATGCATGCTTGATAGGCTTTACTcttatttccttcttcctgtcctgtttagatCCACCCCATCCTTTTGTTgattttagaaatgtgatctctcctagggcttgatGTAACCTCCTCAATTTGGCCTTTAGaatttttatggccctagagaagaaaggTGGTCACCATtctttcttcctgctttgtttcacAGAGAGGACGCATTTTGTCCCCTCTTGTAGTCAAGATGTCTAGATTCTATCTAgattctttgttattttgatccgtctaccTATCTTAGACCAGATtagataagctagttagctccaaaccttttctatccatcaatggatttctttttacctcaataaatgcttttaaacttttaagctggctttgcgatcctttgccatcctgaagaagacaaaggctttcctaaactcacCCCGCGTAAGTTTCTCTGCTGCATTGGAAGAAATACTTCCACACACTCTGCTGTTTTCCCAGGAATTTACCTCACAAAGAGGGTGATTTGAGCTTAACAGCTCCTAGATTCCCAACACATATCATTGAACCATCATAGTTAAAATAGTgttaaactgcatgaattctatcaTGTAGATGAACCCTTTGTTTAGTATATGCAAAGTGGAATGGTTAGCTTTTAAATGAAACTCAAACACATTTCTCTTCATCAGTAGTAAATACAGCGATTTTGTTTCTATATGTCTTTAATGGAATTTCTCCCAGCTCCTGAAGTTCACTATTACCTGCTTTTATTGGTGAAGTGATAGCATGGATAAGGCATTAcagcattagaatcatagaatcatataataatagagttggaagagattctgtttaaaagtttccaaggaagaagtttccatcacactctgaggctgagagttccactgttgaacagtttgtATGGGctggaagttcttcctgttgttcaggtggaatctcctttcctgtaatttgaacccatcgctctgagtcctagtttctagggcagcaaaaaacaagcctactccctcttccttatgacacccttccacatatttataaatggctataatgtctcctctcaactttctcttcttcagactaaacatactcagctctttaagatgctcctcatgggaattcatggtctccagacctttaatcattttagttgcccccctctggacaccttccaccttgtcaatatcttttttgaactgtTGTGCCCAGGATTTGACACAATATTTCAGGTAAGAGATATAATCAAAGCATAATACAAAGgtactatgacttccctcgatctagacactatgcttcttttgatgcagcccaaaatcccattggctttttaagcttctgcatcacactcttggctcatgttcattaTGTTATTTCTAATTTTAAAGAGCAGTGTAGCTTGGTGACGCTTCCCTTCAAATGCTTCATCTACCCTCCATTATATTTGCTCTTCTTATGTACCTTCACGCTCATTCAGATtcatggtgaacctatcatgaggttttcttggcaacctttcttcagaagaggtgtgcatttttaaaagcttgttttaaaaaaagccttACCTGTGTGATTAGGTTAGACTCATAGAATCTTTCAGTCCAAAAAGATCTTGTGATCATCTAGATTCACAGAACCACTAAatgaaaaatttggaaagaacCCTGGCAGAAGAACTAGTTGAAAAAAACCCTAGTTGAAGAACCCTAGTGAAAGAACCTCTGTCAATTTGGCTTCCAATTTCTTGATCAACCagagataattttaaaaaattactatatAAAATCATTACAACCACAACTACTGGTGGAATTCAGGTTCTGATGTGTTTTAACAGAGACAATGAAAACTGTTAGAAACCATTCCTGATGTATAATCtctgtgaaaaaaaattaaaaagaatttTTTTCATTAATTTATAATCAAAACAAAAGATAAGACAAAGGGAGAGAGAATGCGTCCTCTCAAATATTTGTATAAAGTTGGTTTGGATTTAAATTATTTTGGGGGAATACATGACACTTTTACATATGCAGTAAAGCAATGCTTCCTtgagaagaaattaaaaatagatttaaTATCATCCAAGCCACAACTCCACACTTTAGTTTCCTGCCTGCAACTACACTGTGCatttgcaaaaacaacaacagcaacaacaacaacaacaacaagctctCTACTGAAAGCATTCTGAAATGGAAATAGCTGCTGaaactttgaaataaaaatagaaataaaagtcCTATGTTTATAAACATAACTGCAATCTGAAAGGACCTGGGAAGATAAATTTGTtcatcttaactatgagtaaatTAATCTTCCCAGGTCCTTTCAGATGACAAAACtgtctccctcttcttcttcttcttcttcttcttctttttggcaGGCTCTTAGGAACAGGCTTTTCCCCCATGGCACCTCATGGAAAGCAGAATGCCTTTGAATGTCTGCTTCAGCCTAACATTAAAGAAAATCAAAAGAATGGAATGGATGGAGGGGCATACAGCAGCAATGAATGAACAGATACTGTGTTTCCATCTATTCCTAGTTAGGCAGGAAGGGATCCCCAGCAGAATCTCATCTACAAAGCTGCAGAAATAAAGCACTAGGAAGGAGATCAGAGTCTTAATGGCATTGCTGTGAACCTGTGTGCTCAGATCCTTGAAGCCAGTCATGTTGCGTCTCATCTGTTTGGTGTGTCTCCAGAGAGATGCAATTAGGAGGGTGGATGATGCTGTGAAGAACAGAAGAGGAATGGTCATCCAAGTCAGGTACACGATGAAAACCTTGAAGTAGGAGATGTTCCCAACGGTGCTGTCACTGGTGGTGTTTTTCACAGAACTCCTGGTTGAGTTACAGAGGTGAACACTAAAATCTGTCCAGATGAAAGGGACAGAAGAGATCAAAGAGACCAACATTGATCCCAGAAGAAGATATGGAACCATCCCAGAGATTCTCAGCTTCATTAGCAGGAAATGCCGCTGGGTGAAAGTGGCAATCTTTGCACAGTAGAAGGCACTGAGGCAAGCAGCAAACCAAAGGCAAGCTGTGCTGGACAACAccaggagggctgactgtaccctGAGTACATTCCAGTGGCGTGTCCCTTGGCAAAGCGTAGAGTACAATACTGTCCCTTGCAGAAGAAGTCTAGATGAACTGAGACAACTTACAATCATGTAACAATTGGGCAGTTTTTTCCTTGTTGCCCAGTCTAGGTAGCCAATGACCAAAATAAATACATTGACTATTATCCCCACAGCACAGCAAGTCATGATAACAACCTGAAAGGTGGTTTGAAGAGAATTTACAGTCCCCATGTTCACTGTTGCCAGTCTTTCTGAGTTGCTTTATCCAAGTATTATCTATAAATAATCAAGTCCTTTGAGTAATCCTATGAAATGATTTCTAGTTTCCCCATTCAATGGTAGAAGTTAAGTCTGGAATACCTTACCATGCTTATGGTATCCCCAAAGAATGTATCCACGGTTTTCAAATGCCTCTAGTCCATCTATAGCAGGAAGTCACTTGAAATCAGTCCTGTATATTTTAACCTGGTGTTGCTTGAGGATATGCAAATATTCAGTATGATTTCATTCTGGCTTGTTTCCCAGGCTCTCCTATGAACACTGAACATTTGCAATATTTACTGAttcattatttacttatttaaagtACAGCATTTCTATATTTAATCCCAGCCCAAAAGGACCCCGGaggcaatgaacaaataaaaaccaattaacaCAATATGagtctaaaaatatttttaaatacatatactgtatatacttgagtataagcctagttttccagccccttttttaagactgaaaaagcccccctcagctcatactcgggtgagggtcctggttggcttatatttgggtcagcttatactcgagaatatatggtacatttattatttttctctattattattgatattattacatttattatttttctccattattgttgctactattacatttattttactctattattattattattattattattaacatttattatttcactctgatattattattattattattattattattattattattattattattatccggtgacctaggggataaaagccttgtgacttgaaggttgggttgctgacctgaaaactgccaggtttgaatcccacccggggagagcgtggatgagctccctctatcagctccagctccatgcggggacatgagagaagccttccacaaggacggtaaaacatcaaaatatccgggtgtcccctgggcaacatccttgcagacgaccaattctctcactccagaagcaactccgattgctcctgacacaaaaaaatgcatttattattttactctatttattattacatgtattattttcctattattattattattattattattattacatgtattattttactctattattattaaaaggatacataagcacatttacattgaagaagatgagaataatgatttgatcagagttggacagtcttatcttaaatttgagctttatgtaaatattcaaaaacatttaacctactgatgcctcaattaatgtaattttattgtatctatttttatttctgaaatttaccaccctcggcttatattgaagtcaacgttttcccagttttttttttttgtggtaaaattaggtgcctcggcttatatttgggttggcttatactcgagtatatacagtaatatgtttTGAATACTCCTAAAAGTAGactaaaaaaatcctaaaatccagttttaaaatgtttaaaactgTAATTTCAAACACTAAATGCCATGTGGAACAGCACTGTTTTGGATGTCCACCAAAAGCCTAAAAGAAATGGATAGGATGTTTGACTATAAAGGAGCTGCTACAGAAAAAAAAGTCCTGCTACAGTTACCCACTAACCAAAATTCACGAGGGACAGGGACATGCAACAGGGCATCTTCTGGAGATTTTATATTTCTGGAAGACTTATATGGCAGGAAGTGGTCTTTTAAATAATTTGTCCCCAGATCATTTAGGGGTTGTATTCAAGAACATCTTGAATTGAGCTTGGTTCAATTGAATTTGCTTCAATTGAACTCAGTTAAGTCAAGCTCAATTCAAGGTGTTGGTGTAGATCTAAAATGAGCATTGACTCCATTTCTTGTTGCCATTTTTCTTTCTGTAATGCATTCTCCTTAGTTTAGATCATCAGTGAACAACTTGTGGTTAACTCAACCACAGCAGACCCATTTAATCAAATGGGCAGTAAATGCATTGGTTAAGTCCACAGATTTAATGGGTCTGTTTTTACTAGGAATAACAATAGCATCCAGGCCACTGTTTGATTGCAGCTTCTATCATTTCTTGCTGCTGACTATGCTGAGCAGGGATGATGCAACATTCAGTGGCTGACAGGTTGCCATCTCTGCTTTTGATTGTAagcttcaaataataaattagctTCATTGTGTTGCTTCTATACTCCATCTACTCTTCTGATACAGAAGAGTTTGGCTGGAATGTTGTAGTGAAATTGCAAGTATAATTCCAACTCATACATAATGTGCACATTTTTTGTCATTACAGAACTTGATATACCCTTCCTCCCCTACAATGAACAAACGTGCTCCACATGACACACATCTAGGCACATACAAGACTGGTCCAAAGTGCATCAGATGTTTTCGGTGAGCATCAAATGCTTCtgatataaatttattttatttttatttacagtatttatattccgcccttctcaccccgaaggggactcagggcggat is a window from the Anolis carolinensis isolate JA03-04 chromosome 3, rAnoCar3.1.pri, whole genome shotgun sequence genome containing:
- the LOC107982591 gene encoding taste receptor type 2 member 40-like, coding for MGTVNSLQTTFQVVIMTCCAVGIIVNVFILVIGYLDWATRKKLPNCYMIVSCLSSSRLLLQGTVLYSTLCQGTRHWNVLRVQSALLVLSSTACLWFAACLSAFYCAKIATFTQRHFLLMKLRISGMVPYLLLGSMLVSLISSVPFIWTDFSVHLCNSTRSSVKNTTSDSTVGNISYFKVFIVYLTWMTIPLLFFTASSTLLIASLWRHTKQMRRNMTGFKDLSTQVHSNAIKTLISFLVLYFCSFVDEILLGIPSCLTRNRWKHSICSFIAAVCPSIHSILLIFFNVRLKQTFKGILLSMRCHGGKACS